A stretch of DNA from Rhizobium sp. EC-SD404:
GTCCGGCTTCCTGGTCTTTGCCGCGTTCCTGTCGTGGATTGCCTTCTTCTCGGTCGCCTATGGCGATACCGAAGTTCTGCGCGTTCCGGTTCTGCAGTGGATCCAGTCGGGCTCGATGTCCGTCGACTGGTCGTTCCGGATCGACACGCTGACCGCCGTCATGCTGGTTGTCGTCAACACCGTCTCGGCCTTGGTGCACATCTACTCGATCGGCTACATGCACCACGATCCGCACCGGCCGCGTTTCTTCGCCTATCTGTCGCTCTTCACCTTCGCCATGCTGATGCTGGTGACGTCCGACAATCTGCTGCAGATGTTCTTCGGCTGGGAAGGGGTCGGTCTCGCCTCCTACCTGCTGATCGGTTTTTGGTACAAGAAGCCTTCGGCCACCGCGGCTGCCATGAAGGCCTTCATCGTCAACCGTGTCGGCGACTTCGGCTTTGCGCTCGGCATCTTCGGCATCTTCGTCCTGTTCGGCTCGATCAGCTTCGACACGATCTTCGCCGGTGCGGCCGACTTCATGCCGGTCGAAGGGGGAGACCCGGGGACCGAAGTCGTGCTGAACTTCCTCGGCTACAGCCTGACCCGCGCCGATGCGCTGACCGTCACCTGCCTGCTGCTCTTCATGGGCGCCATGGGCAAGTCGGCCCAGTTCCTGCTTCACACCTGGCTGCCGGACGCCATGGAAGGCCCGACGCCGGTTTCGGCGCTCATCCATGCCGCCACCATGGTCACCGCCGGCGTCTTCCTTCTCGCCCGTATGTCGCCGGTCTTCGAACTCAGCATCGATGCGCGCACGGTCGTCGTCATCATCGGGGCCATCACGGCCTTCTTCGCCGCAACCGTCGGTCTCGTGCAGAACGACATCAAGCGCGTCATCGCTTATTCGACCTGCTCGCAGCTCGGCTACATGTTTGTGGCGCTCGGCATCGGCGCCTATGGCGCGGCGATCTTCCACCTCTTCACGCATGCCTTCTTCAAGGCGCTGCTGTTCCTTGGCGCCGGCTCCGTCATCCATGCGGTTTCGGATGAGCAGGACATGCGCCGCATGGGCGGCCTGCGCAAATACATCCCGCGCACCTACTGGATGATGATCATCGGCACGGTCGCGCTGACGGGCGTCGGCATTCCGGGCCTCTATTTCGGTACCGCCGGCTTCTTCTCCAAGGATGCGATCATCGAAAGCGCCTTCGTCGCCGAGAATGCGGCTGCCGGCTTCGCCTTCACCATGCTGGTCATCGCCGCGCTCTTCACGAGCTTCTACTCCTGGCGCCTGATCTTCATGACTTTCCACGGCAAGCCGCGCGCATCGGCCGATGTCATGCATCACGTGCATGAATCGCCTGCCATCATGATGGTGCCGCTCTACATTCTCGCCGCCGGCGCTCTTCTGGCAGGCATCCTCTTCCACAAGCAATTCTTCGGGGATTATTACGAAGGCTTCTGGCAGGGGGCGTTGTTCACGCTGCCGACCAACCAGATCCTGGAAGAGTTCCACCACGTTCCGTTCTGGGTGAAGCTGAGCCCCTTCATGGCCATGCTCATCGGCCTCGTGACGGCCTGGTACATGTATATCCGCTCGCCCGAGACGCCGAAGGAACTCGCCGCTCAGCATCGCGGGCTCTACCAGTTCCTCTTGAACAAGTGGTACTTCGACGAACTCTATGACTTCCTGTTCGTGCGCTCGTCCAAGGCGCTTGGCCGGTTCCTCTGGAAAGAGGGCGACGGGCGTGTCATCGACGGCTTCGGGCCGAACGGCGTTGCCGCTCGCGTTCAGGACGTGACGGGCCGCGTGGTCCGCCTGCAGACCGGTTACCTTTATCATTACGCATTCGTCATGCTGATCGGCGTCGCGGCGCTCGTCACCTGGATGATGCTCGGGAGTGCCTTCTGATGACCGATTGGCCGATCCTTTCCACGGTCACGTTTCTTCCGCTCGTCGGTGCGCTTCTGATCCTGATGATCCGGGACGATTCCGAGATCGGCCGGCGCAACATCCGCAATGTGGCGCTGCTGGCGACGAGCTTCACCTTCGTGCTGTCGCTGTTCATCTGGATCAATTTCGACATCGCCGAGCCGAACTTCCAGATGGTCGAGCGCGTCGACTGGCTGGCGACCGGCATCGCATACCACATGGGCGTCGACGGAATTTCGATGCTGTTCGTCATCCTGACGACGTTCCTGATGCCGATCTGCATCCTCGCCAGCTGGCGGGTGGAGAAGCGCGTCAAGGAATACATGATCGCGTTTCTCGTGCTCGAAACGTTCATGATTGGCGTCTTCTGCGCGCTTGATATCGTCCTCTTCTACATCTTCTTCGAAGCCGGCCTCATTCCGATGTTCATCATCATCGGTGTCTGGGGCGGCAAGCGGCGTGTCTACGCCTCGTTCAAGTTCTTCCTCTACACGCTGCTCGGTTCGCTGCTCATGCTGCTCGCCATCATGGCGATGTACTGGGATGCCGGCACGACGGACATTCCGCTGCTGTTGAACCATGATTTCTCGGCCGAGATGCAGTTCTGGCTGTGGATCGCATTCTTTGCGTCCTTCGCAGTGAAGATGCCGATGTGGCCGGTCCACACTTGGTTGCCGGATGCACACGTCGAGGCGCCGACCGCGGGCTCTGTCATTCTGGCGGCCATCCTGCTGAAGCTCGGCGGCTATGGCTTCATCCGCTTCTCACTGGCGATGTTCCCGCTGGCTTCCGCCGATTTCGCGCCCTTCGTCTTTGCGCTGTCGGTCATCGCCATCATCTACACCTCGCTGGTAGCCTTGATGCAGGAAGACATCAAGAAGCTGATCGCCTACTCGTCCGTCGCCCACATGGGCTACGTCACGATGGGTATCTTCGCAGCCAACGCTCAAGGCCTGCAGGGCGCGATCTTCCAGATGCTGTCGCACGGCCTCGTGTCCGGCGCGCTCTTCCTCTGCGTCGGCGTGATCTACGACCGGCTTCACACCCGCGAGATCGCGGCCTATGGCGGCCTCGTCAACAACATGCCGAAATACGCGCTGGTCTTCATGGTCTTCACCATGGCCAATGTCGGCTTGCCGGGAACATCGGGCTTCGTCGGCGAATTCCTGACACTCATCGGCATCTTCCGCGTGAACACCTGGGTGGCTCTCTTTGCCACGACCGGCGTCGTCTTCTCGGCCGCCTATGCGCTCTGGCTCTATCGCCGCATCATCTTCGGTGCGCTGGAGAAGGAGAGCCTGAAGGCGATGCTGGATCTCAGCCGCCGCGAGAAGGTCATTCTCTATCCGCTCGTCGTGCTCGTCATCTTCTTCGGTGTCTATCCGATGCCGATCCTCGATGTGACGGCGGCTTCGGTCGAAAATCTCTTGAACAACTATACGGCCGCGATCCAGTCCGCGGGCGATGTCGCCCTCTCGAACTGATGCTCCGAGGAACGAAATGACCGCTGAACTGCTGCTGCAAAGCATCCAACTGTCGATGCCGGAAATCATTCTGGCAGTCGGCGCCATGGCATTGCTCATGGTCGGCGTCTTCTCGGGCGAGCGCTCCACCAGCATGGTCACCGGCCTCGCGGTCGGCGTCC
This window harbors:
- a CDS encoding NADH-quinone oxidoreductase subunit M, whose protein sequence is MTDWPILSTVTFLPLVGALLILMIRDDSEIGRRNIRNVALLATSFTFVLSLFIWINFDIAEPNFQMVERVDWLATGIAYHMGVDGISMLFVILTTFLMPICILASWRVEKRVKEYMIAFLVLETFMIGVFCALDIVLFYIFFEAGLIPMFIIIGVWGGKRRVYASFKFFLYTLLGSLLMLLAIMAMYWDAGTTDIPLLLNHDFSAEMQFWLWIAFFASFAVKMPMWPVHTWLPDAHVEAPTAGSVILAAILLKLGGYGFIRFSLAMFPLASADFAPFVFALSVIAIIYTSLVALMQEDIKKLIAYSSVAHMGYVTMGIFAANAQGLQGAIFQMLSHGLVSGALFLCVGVIYDRLHTREIAAYGGLVNNMPKYALVFMVFTMANVGLPGTSGFVGEFLTLIGIFRVNTWVALFATTGVVFSAAYALWLYRRIIFGALEKESLKAMLDLSRREKVILYPLVVLVIFFGVYPMPILDVTAASVENLLNNYTAAIQSAGDVALSN
- the nuoL gene encoding NADH-quinone oxidoreductase subunit L, with amino-acid sequence MYHAIVFLPLIGAIIAGLFGRSLGAKACEYITSGFLVFAAFLSWIAFFSVAYGDTEVLRVPVLQWIQSGSMSVDWSFRIDTLTAVMLVVVNTVSALVHIYSIGYMHHDPHRPRFFAYLSLFTFAMLMLVTSDNLLQMFFGWEGVGLASYLLIGFWYKKPSATAAAMKAFIVNRVGDFGFALGIFGIFVLFGSISFDTIFAGAADFMPVEGGDPGTEVVLNFLGYSLTRADALTVTCLLLFMGAMGKSAQFLLHTWLPDAMEGPTPVSALIHAATMVTAGVFLLARMSPVFELSIDARTVVVIIGAITAFFAATVGLVQNDIKRVIAYSTCSQLGYMFVALGIGAYGAAIFHLFTHAFFKALLFLGAGSVIHAVSDEQDMRRMGGLRKYIPRTYWMMIIGTVALTGVGIPGLYFGTAGFFSKDAIIESAFVAENAAAGFAFTMLVIAALFTSFYSWRLIFMTFHGKPRASADVMHHVHESPAIMMVPLYILAAGALLAGILFHKQFFGDYYEGFWQGALFTLPTNQILEEFHHVPFWVKLSPFMAMLIGLVTAWYMYIRSPETPKELAAQHRGLYQFLLNKWYFDELYDFLFVRSSKALGRFLWKEGDGRVIDGFGPNGVAARVQDVTGRVVRLQTGYLYHYAFVMLIGVAALVTWMMLGSAF